The region CCTGAAGAATCAAAGTACTTTATCAGATTAATGCCAAAATCATATACAAATTCTATATTGCTATAAAGCAGCCCTGCTTATTGATTTAAACTTTGCCTCACATACCCAGAGATGTTATCCACCATGGTATAAATCAAAATATCTGACAGTTTACAGATTTATAGAGGGATCCCTGTCCCGGGGAGATATGCAATAGATGTCATGTGTACaatgtgtacagaatagaccaacatatATTATggacaatcaggatgacaaaataCACAGACAGCAATTACTGAGTCTGTTTATTTTGCCAGCCTGTCCTCCTTCCTGAGTCAGGAAACAGACAGGATAAAGTAACACCCTGGACATGAACTATTTCAACTTCTCCCCTCTGGTGGGCGCTATAGATCACTGTAGACTAACACCACAACAGTCCATAGTTTGTGTTAAAAGTTGGGagataaataatacaatgtGGAGTACTCAATTATTCGTATATGGGCTTTCTGATCacgctgtttgttgttgtctcaTTAACATTTTGAACACTTTTTTTCGACTCTAATTGGTATTTTCAACGTCCCAAGTTACAGCGGGAGAAATACTctattaaaaaataatcaaaagaaCAGTGAGCAAACATAAAAATAGAAGCCAAAGTCCAGCTGAAGTTCACCCCATGCCAAACCCTGCTCCCTAACCTCCAGTAGCAGGCTGTAATGTAAAGTTTTATCCAAATAATTGTCACAGTAATAAATCACCATATTTTAATTCAAATCCACATCCTCGGTTGTGAGgggttaattgattaataactTAATACctttttctgcagttttgtttggtttaaaaataagtctttttgttgtgattctGAAAAAATTGCTGAacaattttgactttttctcaCTTGTAGACAATGTCAGATATTAGGACTCACTGTGGGAATGAGAATGAGGAACAACAATTTAGTTTGGGTCTTGTTGTgaacctttctctctctctcgctctgcccACAGTCCTcctgtaattaaaatgaaacacaacacaggaaacacagcaaacaagTGCTGTCCCCTCACGATTCTGCCTTTGTTATATGTTTCCTCATATCATTAGCTCCAGTCCACATCCTCTCCCTATTTTATATTAATACGAACAAAGAAATTGTTTGCCAAGTCAattcccaccaccaccatgtaAGCTCATTTggtcttttatctgttttagaATGATCAATACTCTGCATTCAACATAACACACTGTTAGTGTTCACTTTCCTGTGCCAATGTACGTAAGGCCAGTAAGTGTTTTTATccctgctgttttctgtgttaattGGATTAACTTGATCTAGCTGTACCACACTCCTTTCTGCCTCAGCGCCATCATGATCAGGTAACCCTGATGACAAGATCCTACAGACAGGATGCAGAGGCATGTATTAGGCCAGACTTAGGGAACATTTAGTTAGCCAGCTTAGCTCTGAACAACATAAACAGGAGAAACATAAGCTTCTCCGCGAGTTTCAATTTAAATCCTgatcaatgaaaataaagttaaatgtaTGTCTCATGAATAAACACCTTTTGAGGTCCCAACTATATAGTATTGACAACCAGTTTATATGGCCTGTTGTTTGAAATGAACCCAACatgacaacacattttcatgcatgcatttattcatctatgctattttttttatatatacaatgTTTACAATTCATGATGACCAACTCAGCAAGTGACAAAAATAGAGTTGTAGATTGTATATAGTTGCTCATTTTGAAAAGACTGTACAAAATGTGTTCCCActgatgaaaaaagaaaaaaaaggaaaaactgtgGGATTCAAACCATATGTATTATGTAGATTCAATGGTGCCAAATAGCTGATTTCAGAGACAACTGTGCCTCTGACAGCAGGGAGAGTCAAAGTGAGCATCCACATACATGTGTTCACAGATTATTTGCAATTATTTTGAATTCACACCGACATGACAAACACTTTCCAacatctttcaaaataaaagacgaGAAAATGCAGTTCATGAGTTCCTGGAACCGTTCATCACTGGTCAAGTAGTTCAGACGTCCCTGAACTTCAGTCAGTCAACATCGAGGATTATTGCAGTTAGAGAGACAGTAGAAAGGAAAATGTCCAGATATATGAAAAGGTCTCTGTATTTAAGAGACAGAGGACACTTCTGTCTTGCTGGCAGAAACTGAGGTTTCATCctccaccatgccgcccattcCAATAGTGCTCAGCATGCAGTTACGGAActgaaaaagagcaaaaaggaCGTTGAAATAACAAGCATGTAATGTGCATCATGGTGGGTTTAAACACTGAAAAGTGAAGGTAAGACACGTTTCCATATAAACCAACCTGTTTGTTAAACAGCACATAGATGACAGGATTATACAGGGCTGAGCTCTTTGCAAAGAAGGCGGGGATAGCTGCTGTCATGGCACTGAAGGAAGCTCCTTTGTTCATGAAGATCCAGCCGGCGAAAGAGGCATATGGTGTCCAAGCTACCAGGAAGCCAAAGACCATCAAGACGCACATGCGTGTCACTTCCCTCTCGGCTTTCTGGGTGGACTCTGACTCCTGCTGCTGGGCTGCGGCCTGAAGAGTTTGGAccagaaaacaacatcagaaCTCACAGCACAGACAGTTTTGCAgagctttaaatgaaaagtaacTATAGAATAATTCTATTTCTTTGAGGTTTCACTGTAATTTAAGCATTTCAAACTTAAACAAACATGCCCCAAAAAACTTCACTTACAGCTTTGACAGTCAGCACAAGGCTTCCGTAAGTGAAGAAAATGAGGAAGACGGGAACAAAGAAGTGGACGACAAACATGTAGATGACGTATGATTCATTGTTGTAGCCTGGGGCCAGAGTGTAGTAGTCAGGTCCACAGGAGCACTGCATGCCCTCAGGAAGGTACCTGTGTGAGGTTTAAGAAGAACAATTCATGCAGACATTCATCAAATCAACCCTCTACTGTTTCTAAGAACAACGAAATATATACATCTTGCCATGAAATTCTTAATAAACTAAAGTTTAAGATTTAAAGTAATGTGTGAATTACCTGGACCAGCCAAAAAGAGGGGGAGCAGCACATGCGAGAGCCATGATCCAGGTGAAAATGACCCCAGCTGCAGCATGAGTTCCACTGAACTTGAAGCTTCCCATGGGTTTGCAGACGACAATGTATCTTTCAATAGCCAAGACGACCAGGGACCAGAGAGCAActtcacctgcagagagaaaaggcatCTTAGACAACAGCTTCACAAATTTGATTTTTAAGTTGTTGGATGTTTAAGAAGTAAGCTGAATGCCCTCTTTATGTTCAATATATTTCAGTCATTTCCAGGGCTTACAAATGGCACGTCATGCTACCTGCTACATGCTAACTGTTCTGTGGTAAATCTCAAAGTTCTGAGGAAACTCCAAGACAGTTCAAGTGGTATGAAAGAATGAAGCTGACTTTGTACCTCCAAGTGTGGCCATGAATCCCTCAACAGCGCAGGCAGTGGGTCCAAGAATGAAGTAGCCATTAAGAGCAGATGTGATAGTGATGGTGAATCCGAAGCTGCACATGATCAGTCCGGCCACAGCCAGGTTGACCAGGATGTAGTTGAGAGGTTGCCGGAGCTTCTTGTTCTGAGCCGTTACCAACAATGTCAGACCGTTGATGGGAGCTCCAGTGCAGATCAGGAAAAACATGTAGAAAGCTAGAAGCTTGTAGATCATTGGATCTACCATATAATACTGTGTGTATTCAAAAGGACTTCTAACAATCCCAGTCTTGTTGGACATGGGGATGTAGAAGTTCTTGCCCTCTGTGCCATTGGGCTCGATTCCTCCGTCCCAAGCCATCTTCACTAGTTTGTTGTTCTGTTGAGCTTCTTTGCCTAAAGATCTCAAAAGTGCTGATGGACACAAGAATCAGAGATGCGCAGTGTGGTTTTTATACCTCAACATTAACCCTGTTGACCAGTTGCCAAAATTGGATTACAGAACTGTGAGGTAGTACACAAGTCAAAGGAGGTTGGTAATTAAACTTAACACCGGCTCGAGAGGCTAGAGCCCAAAGTAATTTCCTCCAATTTCCGGGTCTG is a window of Enoplosus armatus isolate fEnoArm2 chromosome 3, fEnoArm2.hap1, whole genome shotgun sequence DNA encoding:
- the LOC139283494 gene encoding green-sensitive opsin-like is translated as MAWDGGIEPNGTEGKNFYIPMSNKTGIVRSPFEYTQYYMVDPMIYKLLAFYMFFLICTGAPINGLTLLVTAQNKKLRQPLNYILVNLAVAGLIMCSFGFTITITSALNGYFILGPTACAVEGFMATLGGEVALWSLVVLAIERYIVVCKPMGSFKFSGTHAAAGVIFTWIMALACAAPPLFGWSRYLPEGMQCSCGPDYYTLAPGYNNESYVIYMFVVHFFVPVFLIFFTYGSLVLTVKAAAAQQQESESTQKAEREVTRMCVLMVFGFLVAWTPYASFAGWIFMNKGASFSAMTAAIPAFFAKSSALYNPVIYVLFNKQFRNCMLSTIGMGGMVEDETSVSASKTEVSSVS